ATTATTCTGGGGATCCTCATCATCAGCTTCTATCCCATCAATCAGGCGATGCACACGAAGATCCTTGAGGATATTGAAAAGAGTCAAAAGAACGGCTTGTAATACGGGATATGCGCATTCCAAAGAAACCGAGGTGGATTATGGCGAAAGAAAAACCGGTAAGAATCGCGCTTTTGGGAGCGGGGGAACGCGGACAGGTGATGTACGGAATCTTTGTGGAGAAGCATCCGGAGCTGTTTGAATACGTGGCCGTGGCGGAGCCGAATGACGAGCGGCGGGAGCGCTTTGTCAAGCGCTTCGGTATTCCCGCCGAAAACGCCTTTTCGAACTGGCGGGATCTCCTTGAAAGGCCGCAGCTGGCCGACGCCGTCATCAATGCCATGCCGGATGTTCACCACTACGAATCGACGATCAAGAGCCTCAGGAAGGGGTATCATGTGCTTCTGGAAAAGCCGATGGCCCAGACCCCGGCCGAGTGCGTGAGCCTGGCCGAGGAGGCGAAGAAACAGGGATTGATCCTTCAGATATTTCTTGAGTGTCGATACCTCGAGCTGTACCAGCGCATGAAGAAGCTCATCGATACCGAGGCCATCGGCCGGGTGATGGGGATGCAGGCCATCGAAAACCTGGGCTACTGGCATTTCATTATGAGCTATGTGCGGGGTTTCGCCAGACGAAGCGCCGATGTGATTTCGTTTCTTTCGGCCAAGGGGATACACGATTTCGACCTCCTGACCTGGTTCGCCGGCTCCCGGCCGGTGAAGGTGTCGTCTTTCGGCGAGCTGACCTATTTTCGGCCGGAAAACGCCCCGAAGGGCGCGCCGGAGCGGTGCCTGGACGGCTGCCCCATCGAGGACACCTGCCAGTTTCACGCCTACCGGCAGTACATAAAACCCGGATTCCCCCAGATACCCCTGTCACTCCTGACCGGCATTACCCCCGGGACCGTCATCGACGGCTACATCAGGTATCCGTATCTCAGGAGCCTTTCCATGTATAACCTGGTCAGCACCGACCGGGCGGGGCGCATCGAGGAGCTCAAAACCGGCCCCCACGGCCGATGCGTCTATCGCTGCGATAACGACGTGATGGATCACCAGATCGTCAACGTACAGTACGACGGCGGCGTCATGGCGGCGCTTTCTTTATCGGCCTTCAGCGTCGCCTGGGAGCGTACGTTGAACGTCAACGGCACTATGGGCGAGCTCTATTCAAAGGACTTCTCCGGGACGCTCCAGATGCGCACCTTCAATCCGAAAATATCGGTGAAGAGAAAGCGGGTGCGCTTCAATCCGCTGTTTCACGGCGGATCGGACGGCCTGGTGCTCATCGATTTCGCGAAATCGGTACAGAGGGCGGACACCTCCCGGGAAATTCTCACCGACGTTCAGGACGCGGTGGACAGCCACCTGTTGTGTTTCGCCGCGGAGGAGGCGAGAAAGAACGACACGGTGGTCGACATGGTGGCATTTACAAAGCAGGCGGAAAAAGAGGCGAAAAAATTGAGCGTATAAAGTCTCTTGAGTTTCGTCACAAAGCCTGATATGGTAATAAAAATATAATATCCAAAAAAAGGATATGCAACGTAACAAAGAATCGTTTTCCTTTAAAGAGGAAAGGAGACCGTAATGAAACTATCTATTCCCGTATTGGCGGTGGTGTTGGTTCTTTCGCTTGCGGTTATACCGTCGGCTCTGGCCCAGGATGCGCCACCTTCCGATTTCATCACTCACTGGGACGCGGACGGCGACGGCAAGGTGTCTTCGGATGAGTTTACCGGTCCGCCGGAGAACTTCAGCGATCTGGATACCAACGGCAACGGATTCATCGAACCGGTGGAG
This sequence is a window from Candidatus Zymogenaceae bacterium. Protein-coding genes within it:
- a CDS encoding Gfo/Idh/MocA family oxidoreductase yields the protein MAKEKPVRIALLGAGERGQVMYGIFVEKHPELFEYVAVAEPNDERRERFVKRFGIPAENAFSNWRDLLERPQLADAVINAMPDVHHYESTIKSLRKGYHVLLEKPMAQTPAECVSLAEEAKKQGLILQIFLECRYLELYQRMKKLIDTEAIGRVMGMQAIENLGYWHFIMSYVRGFARRSADVISFLSAKGIHDFDLLTWFAGSRPVKVSSFGELTYFRPENAPKGAPERCLDGCPIEDTCQFHAYRQYIKPGFPQIPLSLLTGITPGTVIDGYIRYPYLRSLSMYNLVSTDRAGRIEELKTGPHGRCVYRCDNDVMDHQIVNVQYDGGVMAALSLSAFSVAWERTLNVNGTMGELYSKDFSGTLQMRTFNPKISVKRKRVRFNPLFHGGSDGLVLIDFAKSVQRADTSREILTDVQDAVDSHLLCFAAEEARKNDTVVDMVAFTKQAEKEAKKLSV